The following are encoded together in the Nodosilinea sp. PGN35 genome:
- a CDS encoding nucleotidyltransferase family protein, with translation MQRNTILQTLRQHQTVLRDLGVRSLALFGSVARNEATPSSDIDIVVEFEPPITFDRYMDVKFYLEDHLGKKVDLVSWKSLKPQLREVVEKEAVYVS, from the coding sequence ATGCAGCGGAACACAATCCTGCAAACTTTAAGGCAACATCAAACGGTGTTGAGGGATTTGGGTGTGCGATCGCTAGCCTTGTTTGGGTCGGTCGCACGGAATGAAGCTACACCCAGCAGTGACATCGACATCGTGGTCGAATTCGAACCTCCTATCACCTTCGATCGCTATATGGATGTTAAGTTTTATCTGGAAGATCATCTGGGTAAGAAGGTCGATTTGGTTAGCTGGAAGTCGCTAAAGCCTCAGCTGCGGGAAGTGGTAGAAAAAGAGGCGGTCTATGTGTCGTGA
- a CDS encoding restriction endonuclease yields MLNYNFESISSYEFECLSRDLLQIKLGIHLESFKSGRDRGIDLRHISDKSNSLIIQAKHYAGSGVQKLKRDLEKIELSKVKKLKPNRYIISTSVGLSPKDKDDILEIFSPYCASCGDIYGKEDLNNLLGQNSEIESRYYKLWLSSTVVLERILKSSILNRTQIELENIHKRMKFYVQNSSYSQAKKY; encoded by the coding sequence ATGCTTAACTATAATTTCGAAAGTATCTCTAGCTATGAATTTGAGTGCCTTTCTAGGGATCTATTACAGATCAAGCTAGGTATACACTTGGAAAGCTTTAAATCGGGAAGAGATCGAGGAATCGATTTACGACACATCTCCGACAAATCAAATTCTTTGATTATACAAGCTAAACACTATGCTGGAAGTGGCGTCCAAAAGCTCAAAAGGGATCTAGAAAAGATTGAGCTATCGAAAGTCAAGAAGCTTAAACCTAATCGGTATATTATTAGTACTTCAGTAGGTTTAAGTCCTAAAGACAAAGATGATATCTTAGAAATTTTCTCTCCATATTGTGCATCTTGTGGAGACATATACGGCAAAGAGGATTTGAATAATTTATTAGGACAAAACTCTGAAATTGAATCAAGATATTACAAACTTTGGCTTTCAAGCACTGTGGTACTTGAAAGAATCTTAAAAAGTTCGATTTTGAATCGAACGCAAATTGAACTAGAAAACATACACAAGAGAATGAAATTTTATGTGCAAAATTCAAGCTACTCTCAAGCAAAAAAATATTGA
- a CDS encoding type II toxin-antitoxin system HicA family toxin, with amino-acid sequence MTKREKLRERLKNNPNNVRFSDIRKLLEYEDFELDRVTGSHHVFIKGELILVIPVHNNKVKTVYVKRVLELIDQVND; translated from the coding sequence ATGACAAAACGGGAGAAACTGCGCGAGCGTTTGAAGAATAACCCCAATAATGTGAGATTTTCAGATATCCGCAAGCTGCTTGAGTATGAAGACTTTGAGCTTGATCGAGTTACAGGAAGTCATCACGTTTTTATTAAAGGTGAACTCATATTGGTGATTCCAGTTCACAATAATAAGGTTAAGACGGTCTATGTAAAACGAGTGCTTGAGCTAATTGACCAGGTCAACGACTGA
- a CDS encoding DEAD/DEAH box helicase has translation MQILHGTWIPQPATDFVQTGAFCLWVETEQKSRRRLASQTHPFHLPEPDLVPVLTDELGLKSPDRRPLNTFIAPRTFLLPTVEGQPLPSLELSRYLEVETPERFDWQYWQVDCYRLPVLADVISLLNNLHFLAVYNLAEVQMGADLLFWYHYTQAFKQVILRDQYIPALKYRQIAASKASTRRKAAGTKTTKKQTAKAEPGFEIYPGWEIVGDRYHEHIQTYIDAMPLLCVAGFEEVPKNPTFYDRATLLRHFSECFVDDLVLGTAMPQSYLKTIEDTLIQDCLQAKAPGQSAADLERYQQWQGWRDRIVRTHTDQTFYLYFHLQDPVKPEDPWQLLFQVAPKHDPSLRVSLDDYWRMRPKQQAQVKAQMGDGFEQNLLMNLGYAARIYPDLWRGLETDEPVGIYLKLDTAFTFLKESAWVLEDAGYKVIVPAWWTPKGRQRAKVRLRAKGKSLGSSDKSKGYFAYETLVQYQYDLAIGDQPVTEAEWQQLVNAKSPLVKFRGQWMELDQDKMQQMLAFWQQQQAENPEMSLLDFMHLTSGEADDSLEVAFDRDDALATMLAQLSDKTRLALTPDPAQLQGSLRDYQKRGLSWLHYLENLGLNGCLADDMGLGKTIQVIARLVQEREEMSQNGNQPLPPTLLIAPTSVVGNWYHEIQKFAPHLRAVVHHGGERNQDPKAFKALCRDHDLVITSFTLARKDIKLLEGVTWHRIVLDEAQNIKNPKTAQTKAILKLNASHRLALTGTPVENRLMDLWSIFNFLNPGYLGTQTQFRKQFELPIQKENSSTRSATLKKLVEPFILRRLKTDQSIIKDLPDKVEQKLFCNLTPEQASLYEAVLKDVTEQIDTSEGIQRQGLILATLTKLKQICNHPRQFLQDNSEFTPERSHKLSRLLDMLDEVVAEGESALVFSQFREIGDALEHYLRHTCHYNTYYIHGGTNRKKREQMIADFQNPDTEPAIFVLSLKAAGVGITLTQANHVFHFDRWWNPAVEDQATDRAFRIGQKKNVFVHKFVAMGTLEERIDQMIEDKKKLAGAIVGADESWLTELDNDAFKQLIALNKSAIMD, from the coding sequence ATGCAGATCCTCCACGGCACCTGGATACCGCAGCCCGCCACCGACTTTGTGCAGACGGGGGCCTTTTGCCTGTGGGTCGAAACCGAGCAAAAGAGCCGCCGCAGGTTGGCTTCTCAGACCCATCCCTTTCACCTGCCCGAGCCTGACCTGGTGCCCGTGCTCACCGACGAACTGGGGCTAAAATCCCCCGATCGCCGCCCCCTGAACACCTTCATTGCCCCTCGCACCTTTCTGTTGCCCACGGTGGAGGGTCAGCCGCTGCCCTCTCTGGAGCTATCGCGCTACCTGGAGGTAGAAACTCCAGAGCGCTTTGACTGGCAGTACTGGCAGGTGGATTGCTACCGGCTCCCCGTTCTGGCCGATGTGATCAGCCTGCTGAACAACCTCCACTTTCTCGCCGTCTACAACCTGGCGGAGGTGCAGATGGGGGCCGACCTGCTGTTTTGGTACCACTACACCCAGGCGTTTAAGCAGGTGATTTTGCGCGATCAGTACATTCCGGCGCTGAAGTATCGGCAGATTGCGGCTTCTAAGGCATCCACCCGGCGCAAAGCAGCAGGCACAAAGACTACCAAAAAACAGACGGCAAAAGCAGAACCAGGATTTGAGATTTATCCAGGGTGGGAGATTGTGGGCGATCGCTACCACGAGCACATCCAAACCTATATCGACGCCATGCCGCTGCTCTGTGTCGCCGGGTTTGAGGAGGTTCCCAAAAACCCTACTTTTTACGATCGCGCCACCCTCCTCCGCCACTTTTCCGAATGCTTTGTCGATGACCTGGTGCTGGGCACAGCAATGCCCCAGAGTTATCTCAAAACCATTGAGGATACGCTGATTCAGGACTGTTTACAGGCCAAAGCTCCTGGCCAATCGGCGGCAGATCTAGAGCGCTATCAGCAATGGCAGGGATGGCGCGATCGCATCGTCCGCACCCACACTGATCAGACCTTCTATCTCTACTTTCACCTGCAAGATCCAGTCAAACCAGAAGATCCCTGGCAGCTGCTCTTTCAGGTTGCCCCCAAGCACGACCCGTCCCTGAGGGTGTCGCTCGACGACTACTGGCGCATGCGCCCCAAGCAGCAGGCCCAGGTCAAGGCTCAGATGGGCGATGGATTTGAACAAAACCTGCTGATGAACCTGGGCTACGCCGCCCGCATTTACCCAGACCTGTGGCGCGGTCTAGAGACCGATGAACCGGTAGGCATCTACCTCAAGCTCGACACCGCCTTCACCTTTCTCAAAGAATCTGCCTGGGTGCTTGAGGATGCGGGCTACAAGGTGATCGTCCCCGCCTGGTGGACGCCCAAGGGTCGGCAGCGGGCCAAGGTGCGGCTGCGGGCCAAGGGCAAATCCCTGGGCAGCAGCGACAAATCCAAAGGCTACTTTGCCTACGAAACTCTGGTGCAGTACCAGTATGACCTGGCGATCGGCGATCAGCCCGTCACCGAGGCCGAGTGGCAGCAGCTGGTCAACGCCAAGTCGCCCCTGGTCAAATTTCGCGGCCAGTGGATGGAGCTAGACCAGGACAAAATGCAGCAAATGCTGGCGTTTTGGCAGCAGCAGCAGGCCGAAAATCCCGAGATGAGCCTGCTCGACTTCATGCACCTGACCAGCGGCGAGGCCGACGACAGCCTGGAGGTGGCGTTCGATCGCGACGACGCCCTGGCCACCATGCTCGCCCAGCTCAGCGACAAAACCCGCCTCGCCCTCACCCCCGACCCCGCCCAGCTCCAGGGCAGTCTGCGCGACTACCAAAAGCGCGGCCTTTCCTGGCTGCACTACCTAGAAAATCTGGGCCTGAACGGCTGTTTGGCCGACGACATGGGCCTGGGCAAAACCATTCAGGTGATCGCCCGTCTGGTGCAGGAGCGCGAGGAGATGAGCCAGAACGGTAATCAACCTCTGCCACCGACCCTGCTGATTGCGCCCACCTCCGTCGTCGGCAACTGGTACCACGAAATCCAGAAGTTTGCGCCGCACCTGCGGGCGGTGGTGCACCATGGCGGGGAACGAAATCAAGACCCCAAAGCCTTCAAGGCCCTCTGCCGCGACCACGACCTCGTGATCACCTCCTTCACCCTGGCCCGCAAAGACATCAAGCTGCTGGAGGGCGTCACCTGGCACCGCATCGTGCTCGACGAAGCCCAGAATATCAAAAATCCCAAAACCGCCCAGACCAAGGCCATTCTCAAGCTCAACGCCAGCCACCGCCTCGCCCTCACCGGCACCCCGGTCGAAAACCGGCTGATGGATCTGTGGTCGATTTTCAACTTTCTCAACCCCGGCTACCTGGGCACCCAGACCCAGTTTCGCAAGCAGTTTGAGCTGCCCATCCAAAAAGAAAATAGCTCCACCCGCTCTGCCACCCTGAAGAAACTGGTGGAGCCCTTCATTCTGCGGCGGCTCAAAACCGACCAGAGCATCATCAAAGACCTGCCTGACAAAGTGGAGCAAAAGCTGTTCTGCAACCTCACCCCCGAGCAGGCATCTCTGTACGAAGCGGTGCTCAAGGATGTCACCGAGCAGATCGACACCAGCGAAGGCATTCAGCGCCAGGGGCTAATTCTCGCCACGCTGACCAAGCTGAAGCAAATCTGTAACCATCCCCGCCAGTTTTTGCAGGACAACAGTGAGTTTACGCCCGAGCGATCGCACAAACTCAGCCGCCTGCTCGACATGCTCGACGAAGTGGTGGCCGAAGGCGAAAGCGCCCTGGTCTTCAGCCAGTTTCGCGAGATCGGCGACGCTCTGGAACACTACCTGCGCCACACCTGCCACTACAACACCTACTACATCCACGGCGGCACCAACCGCAAAAAGCGCGAGCAGATGATCGCCGACTTTCAAAACCCCGACACTGAGCCCGCCATCTTTGTGCTGTCCCTCAAAGCTGCCGGGGTGGGCATCACCCTCACCCAGGCCAACCACGTCTTCCACTTCGATCGCTGGTGGAACCCCGCCGTCGAAGACCAGGCCACCGATCGCGCCTTCCGCATAGGCCAAAAGAAAAATGTCTTCGTCCACAAGTTCGTCGCCATGGGCACCCTCGAAGAACGCATCGACCAGATGATTGAGGATAAAAAGAAGCTAGCGGGTGCGATCGTCGGAGCCGACGAATCGTGGCTGACAGAGCTAGACAACGACGCCTTCAAACAACTGATCGCCCTCAACAAAAGCGCCATTATGGATTGA
- a CDS encoding efflux RND transporter periplasmic adaptor subunit, with protein MTSTQPTNDQSTLGNGAAPAPPPKRRRWRPWLYGLGGLGLAGLIAYAVRPQPIAVDLAPVERGALQVTVGAEGQTRVRDRYVIAAPVDGELQRIDLTAGDAVAAGAIVARIDPLPLTSQVEATQARRRAVQAQIAGVDTQRPKPEALAQAETRIRAAQAAQGQAEAQVSEAEAALVQAQRDRDRMATLYSQGAIPRQQLEAMELAVTQRQQALETARQQVAVAVADVQAAQANLAVLTAEQQDPDYLVDVYEAELAALDAELASLTDDARRTTIPAPAAGRVLQVLEPSARFVAAGTPLLSVGDPGGLELVIDILSTDAVRVSPGDAVQIDRWGGDENLQAIVRQVEPAAFTEVSALGVDEQRVNVIADFTNPAVPLGDGFRVDAQIVVWASDDVLTVPISALFRCDIAWCAFVEQDGRAQRREVAIGPRSDFAAVVESGLSEGEQVILYPGDQIEADVRIRGR; from the coding sequence ATGACCAGCACACAACCCACCAACGATCAAAGCACCCTGGGCAACGGCGCTGCCCCAGCGCCGCCGCCCAAACGTCGCCGCTGGCGACCCTGGCTCTACGGCCTCGGCGGCCTCGGCCTGGCGGGGCTGATCGCCTACGCCGTGCGCCCCCAGCCGATCGCGGTGGATCTGGCCCCGGTGGAGCGGGGGGCATTGCAGGTGACGGTGGGGGCCGAGGGGCAGACGCGGGTGCGCGATCGCTACGTGATCGCCGCCCCCGTGGACGGCGAACTCCAGCGCATCGACCTGACTGCTGGGGATGCGGTGGCGGCGGGCGCGATCGTGGCCCGCATCGACCCGCTGCCGCTGACCAGCCAGGTGGAGGCCACCCAGGCCCGCCGCCGGGCGGTGCAGGCCCAGATCGCCGGGGTCGATACCCAGCGACCCAAGCCCGAGGCCCTGGCCCAGGCCGAAACCCGCATTCGCGCGGCTCAGGCGGCCCAGGGGCAGGCCGAGGCCCAGGTGAGCGAGGCGGAGGCGGCCCTGGTGCAGGCCCAGCGCGATCGCGATCGCATGGCGACCCTCTACAGCCAGGGAGCCATCCCCCGGCAACAGCTAGAGGCCATGGAGCTGGCCGTCACCCAGCGCCAGCAGGCCCTCGAAACCGCCCGCCAGCAGGTGGCCGTGGCGGTGGCCGATGTGCAGGCGGCCCAGGCCAACCTGGCGGTGCTCACCGCCGAGCAGCAGGATCCCGACTACCTGGTGGATGTCTACGAGGCGGAGCTGGCCGCCCTCGATGCCGAACTGGCCAGCCTCACCGACGATGCCCGCCGCACCACCATTCCCGCCCCCGCCGCCGGGCGCGTGCTGCAAGTGCTGGAGCCCAGCGCCCGGTTTGTGGCGGCGGGCACCCCCCTGCTGAGCGTGGGCGACCCCGGCGGTCTGGAGCTGGTGATCGACATTCTCTCCACCGACGCGGTGCGGGTGTCGCCGGGGGATGCAGTGCAGATCGACCGCTGGGGCGGCGACGAGAACTTGCAGGCGATCGTCCGTCAGGTGGAGCCGGCGGCCTTTACCGAGGTGTCGGCCCTGGGGGTCGATGAGCAGCGGGTGAATGTGATTGCCGACTTCACCAACCCCGCCGTGCCCCTGGGCGACGGCTTTCGTGTCGATGCCCAGATCGTGGTGTGGGCCAGCGACGACGTGCTGACGGTGCCAATCAGCGCCCTGTTTCGCTGCGACATCGCCTGGTGCGCCTTTGTCGAACAGGACGGACGCGCCCAGCGACGGGAAGTGGCGATCGGCCCCCGCAGCGACTTTGCTGCCGTGGTGGAGTCGGGGCTGAGCGAAGGCGAGCAGGTGATTCTGTATCCCGGTGACCAGATCGAAGCCGATGTCAGAATTCGGGGACGTTAG
- a CDS encoding ABC transporter permease, with protein MQTLDLKLFRDLKGLRGQVIAIVVIVACGIASLVTMVSTYQSLLLSQERYYSQYRFADVFVQLKRAPNGVMEQILEIPGVGQGQARVVATVTLDVPGLEDPASGRLISIPEQRQPMLNDLVLRSGRYIQPGRADEVIASVAFVQANNLALGDTISAVINGRWQPLRIVGTALSPEYIYEISGTELLPDNRRFGVFWMGREALATAFDLDGAFNDVALTLTTGANERSVIFRLDQILARYGGLGAFGRENQLSHRFLSDDLAGLQVMALILPLIFLGIAAFLVNLVLARLVSTQRDQIAVLKAFGYGNWGVGLHFFKLVAVVVGLGSVLGIGVGRWWGANFTQFYTQFYQFPSIEYRAGLGLMLGAAAVSAIAAATGAFKAVAGAVSLPPAEAMRPEPPASFKPTLIEQLGLQRLLSPAGRIILRNVERRPAQAAMAVLGIGLAVAMLVVGRYFSDGIDAIIEVQFRTVQREDVTLSFIEPLPGRVQHELAQLPGVLQVEPFRSVPVRLRFEQRSRLGGIVGLTSPSTLRRLIDSELQSVPLPADGLVLTTKLADILQAQVGDRLTLEVLEGARPVLSVPLVGLVDELVGLAMYMDVTALNTLMQEGPTYSGAYLTVDSLQMPSLYAQIKQIPAVASVAQRETALQQFEDTIAATSGVMNGMILLFACIIAVGVIYNAARIALSERSRELATLRIIGFTQREIAFILLGEQGVLTLAAIPVGWALGYGLAWTLNQSPAQNTELFRVPFIIQPASFLFAAVVTGVAAIASGLLIARQLGRLDLIAVLKTRE; from the coding sequence ATGCAAACCCTGGATCTAAAGCTATTCCGCGATCTCAAGGGCCTGCGGGGCCAGGTGATTGCGATCGTGGTGATTGTGGCCTGTGGCATTGCCAGCCTGGTGACGATGGTGAGCACCTACCAGTCGCTGCTGCTGTCGCAGGAGCGCTACTACAGCCAGTACCGCTTTGCCGATGTGTTTGTGCAGCTCAAGCGCGCCCCCAACGGGGTGATGGAGCAGATTTTAGAGATTCCGGGGGTGGGCCAGGGGCAGGCGCGGGTGGTGGCCACGGTGACCCTGGATGTGCCGGGCCTGGAGGACCCCGCCAGCGGGCGACTGATTTCCATACCCGAGCAGCGGCAGCCAATGTTGAACGATCTGGTGCTGCGATCGGGGCGCTACATTCAGCCCGGTCGGGCCGATGAGGTGATCGCCAGCGTGGCCTTTGTGCAGGCGAATAACCTGGCCCTGGGCGACACCATCAGCGCGGTGATCAACGGGCGCTGGCAGCCGCTGCGGATTGTGGGCACGGCGCTGTCGCCGGAGTACATCTACGAAATTAGCGGCACCGAGCTGCTGCCCGACAACCGCCGCTTTGGGGTGTTTTGGATGGGGCGCGAGGCCCTGGCCACGGCCTTTGACCTGGATGGGGCCTTTAACGATGTGGCCCTGACCCTGACTACAGGGGCCAACGAGCGATCGGTGATCTTTCGCCTCGACCAGATTTTGGCGCGCTACGGCGGGCTGGGGGCCTTTGGGCGCGAGAACCAGCTGTCGCACCGCTTTTTGTCGGATGACCTGGCCGGGTTGCAGGTGATGGCGCTGATTTTGCCGCTGATTTTTTTGGGCATTGCGGCGTTTTTGGTAAACCTGGTGCTGGCCCGGCTGGTGAGCACCCAGCGCGACCAAATTGCGGTGCTCAAGGCCTTTGGCTACGGCAACTGGGGGGTGGGGCTGCACTTTTTTAAGCTGGTGGCGGTGGTGGTGGGGCTGGGGTCGGTGCTCGGCATTGGGGTGGGGCGCTGGTGGGGGGCGAACTTTACCCAGTTCTACACGCAGTTTTACCAGTTTCCCTCGATTGAGTATCGGGCCGGGCTGGGGCTAATGCTGGGGGCGGCGGCGGTGAGCGCGATCGCCGCCGCCACCGGAGCCTTCAAAGCCGTGGCCGGGGCCGTCAGCCTACCCCCCGCCGAGGCCATGCGGCCCGAACCCCCGGCCAGCTTCAAGCCGACGCTGATCGAGCAGCTGGGCCTACAACGGTTGCTCTCCCCCGCCGGGCGGATCATTCTACGCAATGTGGAGCGGCGGCCCGCCCAGGCGGCGATGGCGGTGCTGGGCATTGGCCTGGCGGTGGCGATGCTGGTGGTGGGCCGCTACTTCAGCGACGGCATCGACGCGATTATCGAGGTGCAGTTTCGCACAGTGCAGCGCGAAGATGTCACCCTCAGCTTTATTGAGCCGCTGCCGGGCCGGGTGCAGCACGAGCTGGCCCAGCTGCCGGGGGTGTTGCAGGTCGAGCCCTTTCGCAGCGTGCCGGTGCGGCTGCGGTTTGAGCAGCGATCGCGCCTGGGGGGCATCGTCGGCCTCACCTCCCCCAGCACCCTGCGGCGGCTGATCGACAGCGAGTTGCAGAGTGTGCCCCTGCCGGCCGACGGCCTGGTGCTGACCACCAAGCTGGCGGACATTTTGCAGGCCCAGGTGGGCGATCGCCTCACCCTCGAAGTGCTGGAAGGGGCGCGCCCGGTGCTCTCGGTGCCCCTGGTGGGCCTGGTAGATGAGCTGGTGGGCCTGGCCATGTACATGGATGTCACCGCCCTGAATACGCTGATGCAGGAAGGCCCCACCTACTCCGGCGCTTACCTGACGGTGGACTCGCTCCAGATGCCCTCTCTCTACGCGCAGATCAAGCAGATTCCGGCGGTGGCCAGCGTCGCCCAGCGGGAAACGGCGCTACAGCAGTTTGAAGACACCATCGCTGCCACCTCCGGGGTGATGAACGGGATGATTTTGCTGTTCGCCTGCATCATCGCCGTGGGGGTGATCTACAACGCCGCCCGTATCGCCCTCTCCGAGCGCAGCCGCGAATTGGCCACCCTGCGCATCATCGGCTTCACCCAGCGCGAGATCGCCTTTATTCTGCTGGGCGAACAGGGAGTACTCACCCTGGCGGCGATCCCCGTGGGCTGGGCCCTGGGCTACGGCCTCGCCTGGACGCTGAACCAGTCCCCCGCCCAGAATACCGAGCTGTTTCGGGTGCCCTTCATCATTCAGCCCGCCAGCTTTTTGTTTGCGGCGGTGGTGACGGGGGTAGCGGCGATCGCCTCCGGCCTGCTGATCGCCCGCCAGCTAGGGCGTTTGGATTTGATTGCCGTCTTGAAGACGAGGGAGTGA
- a CDS encoding DUF29 domain-containing protein: METSEDTDAMTPPIAPATPTLYDRDLALWYADTLTKLKAGELHGLDIDHLIEEIESLADWDRRELKNRLKVLLAHLLKRMCVSAPEYYRGWENTIDEQREQLQDILDQSPSLETYFESVFDEVWQRALKQVRNDYPQVNFPEQWPFSQGPEPLLTQTFWLTEPGG; this comes from the coding sequence GTGGAAACCTCGGAAGATACCGACGCCATGACACCCCCCATCGCCCCTGCCACCCCCACGCTCTACGATCGCGACCTGGCCCTGTGGTATGCCGATACCCTGACCAAGCTCAAAGCTGGGGAACTGCACGGCCTCGATATTGACCATTTAATTGAGGAGATTGAAAGCTTGGCGGACTGGGATCGCAGAGAGCTAAAAAATCGGCTCAAAGTTCTTTTAGCCCACCTGCTCAAGCGGATGTGTGTTTCGGCCCCAGAATACTACCGGGGCTGGGAAAACACGATCGATGAGCAGCGTGAGCAACTGCAAGACATCCTCGACCAATCGCCCAGTTTAGAGACCTATTTTGAATCGGTCTTTGATGAGGTCTGGCAGCGGGCCCTGAAACAGGTACGCAACGACTATCCCCAGGTGAATTTTCCCGAGCAATGGCCCTTTAGCCAAGGGCCAGAACCGCTGCTCACCCAAACTTTCTGGCTAACCGAACCAGGAGGCTGA
- a CDS encoding Uma2 family endonuclease has protein sequence MTALVTSPQPQVVLQGVSWPTYQGLVRDLESAPGKRLTYDQGTLEIMVPLPPHEAYKKLLGRLVEVTTEETDTEIRSLGSTTWNREDLQKGLEADQCYYIQQEQAVRGKDEIDLTTDPPPDLAIEVDNTSSSLNRMAIYAALGVPEIWRFDGETLTIYALTNGEYRPQETSNVLPMLRQADLLRFLQTSQTMGETSWVKAFRRWLRAKL, from the coding sequence ATGACCGCTCTAGTGACCTCACCGCAACCTCAAGTGGTCTTGCAAGGTGTGAGCTGGCCGACCTACCAGGGGCTGGTGCGCGACTTAGAATCTGCCCCAGGCAAACGCCTGACCTACGACCAAGGAACCCTCGAAATTATGGTGCCGCTGCCGCCCCACGAAGCCTACAAAAAGTTGCTGGGCCGCCTGGTGGAAGTGACCACCGAAGAGACAGACACCGAAATTCGCAGTTTGGGTTCTACCACCTGGAATCGGGAAGATTTGCAAAAAGGGTTGGAGGCCGACCAGTGCTACTACATTCAGCAGGAGCAAGCGGTGCGGGGCAAAGATGAAATTGACCTCACCACAGACCCACCGCCCGACTTGGCCATTGAGGTGGACAACACCAGCAGTTCACTGAACCGAATGGCAATTTATGCCGCGCTGGGAGTGCCTGAAATCTGGCGCTTTGACGGAGAAACCCTCACCATCTACGCCCTGACCAATGGAGAATACCGCCCCCAGGAAACCTCGAACGTTCTCCCCATGCTGCGCCAGGCGGATCTGCTGCGCTTTTTACAAACCAGCCAAACCATGGGTGAAACCAGCTGGGTCAAAGCGTTTCGTCGATGGCTGAGGGCAAAGTTATAG
- a CDS encoding ABC transporter ATP-binding protein, producing MAPQHSTDSPTHSPVSAQTPVIFSARQLTKTYTMGEVQVQALRSVDLDLYEGEFVVLLGPSGSGKSTLLNILGGLDVPTSGEVFFKSQNLTAGGDRTLTRFRRESIGFIFQFYNLIPSLTAKENVALVTDIAPRPMAPEAALAMVGLGDRLDHFPSQLSGGQQQRVAIARAIAKRPEVLFCDEPTGALDFSTGKRVLEVLAQVNQELGTTVVVITHNAGIGAMGDRVITMRDGQIHTIDTNPRRASPDELEW from the coding sequence ATGGCACCTCAGCACAGCACCGATTCACCGACGCATTCCCCCGTCTCCGCACAGACGCCAGTTATTTTTTCGGCTCGCCAGCTGACCAAGACCTACACCATGGGTGAGGTGCAGGTGCAGGCGCTGCGATCGGTGGATCTGGACCTCTACGAAGGGGAGTTTGTGGTGCTGCTGGGGCCGTCGGGCAGCGGCAAATCGACCCTGCTGAATATCCTGGGCGGGCTGGATGTGCCCACCAGCGGCGAGGTGTTTTTTAAAAGCCAAAACCTGACGGCGGGGGGCGATCGCACCCTCACCCGCTTTCGCCGTGAATCCATTGGCTTTATCTTTCAGTTCTACAACCTGATCCCCAGCCTGACCGCCAAGGAAAACGTGGCCCTGGTGACGGATATTGCCCCCCGGCCCATGGCCCCCGAGGCGGCGCTAGCGATGGTGGGGCTGGGCGATCGCCTCGACCACTTTCCCTCCCAGCTGTCGGGGGGGCAGCAGCAGCGGGTGGCCATTGCTCGGGCGATCGCCAAGCGGCCCGAGGTGCTGTTCTGCGACGAACCCACTGGAGCGCTCGACTTTAGCACCGGCAAGCGGGTGCTGGAGGTGCTGGCCCAGGTGAACCAGGAACTGGGGACCACCGTGGTAGTGATCACCCACAATGCCGGCATTGGGGCGATGGGCGATCGCGTCATCACCATGCGCGACGGCCAGATCCACACCATCGACACCAACCCCCGCCGCGCCTCCCCCGACGAGCTGGAATGGTAA
- a CDS encoding superoxide dismutase family protein, with translation MPALFTRFKRFGLTLCLIGLALMACPAQAQALTAQADLIDNGGKTIGTVEVEQGHKGVLINLKAKDLPPGYHGMHFHAVGDCSDLAAFKSAGGHVNPFDTPHGFRNPDGPHEGNLPNLVVAADGTVEVELYSDLVALNAGPAKLLDDDGTALIIHTDKDDHYSQPIGGSGGRIACAVIE, from the coding sequence ATGCCAGCCCTCTTCACTCGGTTCAAGCGTTTTGGTCTGACCCTTTGCCTGATCGGCCTGGCCCTGATGGCCTGCCCCGCCCAGGCCCAGGCGCTCACCGCCCAGGCTGACCTGATCGACAACGGTGGCAAAACCATCGGCACTGTAGAGGTCGAGCAGGGCCACAAAGGGGTACTGATCAACCTTAAGGCCAAAGACCTGCCCCCCGGCTACCACGGCATGCACTTCCACGCCGTGGGCGACTGCTCGGATCTGGCGGCCTTCAAGTCGGCGGGCGGCCACGTCAACCCCTTCGATACGCCCCACGGGTTTCGCAACCCCGACGGCCCCCACGAGGGCAACCTGCCCAACCTGGTGGTGGCCGCCGACGGCACCGTGGAAGTCGAGCTATACAGCGACCTGGTGGCGCTCAATGCTGGGCCAGCCAAGCTATTGGATGACGACGGCACGGCGCTAATCATTCACACCGATAAAGACGACCACTATTCTCAGCCCATTGGGGGTTCCGGCGGGCGCATTGCCTGTGCGGTGATTGAGTAG